The Deltaproteobacteria bacterium genome has a window encoding:
- a CDS encoding phytanoyl-CoA dioxygenase family protein — MTDTAEHLARIERDGYTVVEDVLSTGEADTLVATLDDLERALAVAFASNDFEGRRTKRVYNLLVHGPAFEAIPVHPRVLPVVEGVLDSGCLVSSLSSIAIHPGEIAQPIHADDQLLPLPKPHVATVCNTMWALTEFTAENGATRIIPGSHRRDHSPVYGSEHPSIPAAMRRGSVLVWHGSLWHGGGANRSGAVRIGIAMNYCAGWVRQQENQQLGIPREIARGFSPRLRELIGYGVYRGLIGHIDKRNPDELLGESGALETVWETANRVRRR; from the coding sequence ATGACCGATACCGCCGAGCATCTCGCCCGTATCGAGCGCGACGGCTACACGGTCGTCGAGGACGTCCTCTCGACCGGCGAGGCCGACACCCTGGTCGCCACGCTCGACGACCTCGAGCGCGCGCTTGCCGTCGCCTTCGCGAGCAACGACTTCGAGGGCCGCCGGACCAAGCGCGTCTACAACCTGCTCGTCCACGGACCGGCCTTCGAGGCGATCCCGGTGCACCCGCGCGTGCTCCCCGTCGTCGAGGGCGTGCTCGACTCGGGATGTCTGGTGTCGTCGCTCTCGTCGATCGCGATCCACCCGGGCGAGATCGCGCAGCCGATCCACGCCGACGACCAGCTCCTGCCGCTGCCGAAGCCGCACGTGGCGACCGTCTGCAACACGATGTGGGCGCTCACGGAGTTCACCGCGGAGAACGGCGCCACGCGCATCATCCCCGGCTCGCACCGACGCGACCACAGCCCCGTGTACGGCTCGGAGCACCCGTCGATCCCGGCGGCCATGCGGCGCGGCAGCGTGCTCGTCTGGCACGGCAGCCTCTGGCACGGCGGCGGCGCCAACCGGAGCGGCGCGGTCCGCATCGGCATCGCGATGAACTACTGCGCGGGCTGGGTGCGCCAACAAGAAAACCAGCAGCTCGGCATCCCGCGCGAGATCGCGCGCGGCTTCTCGCCGCGTCTGCGCGAGCTGATCGGCTACGGCGTCTACCGCGGGCTCATCGGCCACATCGACAAGCGCAACCCGGACGAGCTCCTCGGCGAGTCGGGCGCGCTCGAGACGGTGTGGGAGACGGCGAACCGCGTCCGCCGGCGCTGA
- a CDS encoding phosphoribosylaminoimidazolesuccinocarboxamide synthase, whose product MKQLPLAHVHSGKVRDIYAVGDDTLLMVTSDRLSAFDVVMVEPIPNKGRVLTAMTAFWFELFEGMVGSHLLSTDLADLPPEVRGEEDLAGRVMLCRRAEMLPVECIVRGYITGSAWKEYKKSGTMHGAKLPAGLLESSELPEPVFTPSTKAAVGDHDENISFGAAVDLVGLALATRLRDVSLALYSRGAAWARERGIIIADTKFELGRIPGTGELVLCDEVLTPDSSRFWPVAEWTPGKTPPSFDKQPVRDYLETLDWNKTPPPPPLPRAVVDATSTRYVEAYERITGRRFADWPGVR is encoded by the coding sequence ATGAAACAGCTGCCGCTCGCCCACGTGCACTCCGGCAAGGTGCGCGACATCTACGCCGTCGGCGACGACACGTTGCTCATGGTGACGAGCGACCGCCTGTCGGCGTTCGACGTCGTGATGGTCGAGCCCATTCCGAACAAGGGCCGCGTGCTGACCGCGATGACGGCGTTCTGGTTCGAACTCTTCGAGGGCATGGTCGGGAGCCACCTCCTCTCGACCGATCTCGCCGATCTGCCGCCGGAGGTGCGCGGAGAGGAGGATCTCGCCGGCCGCGTGATGCTTTGCCGGCGCGCGGAGATGCTGCCGGTCGAGTGCATCGTGCGCGGCTACATCACCGGCTCGGCGTGGAAGGAGTACAAGAAGAGCGGGACGATGCACGGCGCGAAGCTCCCCGCGGGGCTCCTCGAGTCGTCAGAGCTTCCCGAGCCGGTCTTCACGCCGTCGACGAAGGCCGCGGTCGGCGATCACGACGAGAACATCTCGTTCGGGGCAGCCGTCGACCTCGTGGGCCTGGCGCTCGCGACGCGGCTCCGCGACGTGAGCCTCGCGCTCTACTCGCGCGGCGCCGCGTGGGCGCGCGAGCGCGGCATCATCATCGCCGACACCAAGTTCGAGCTCGGGCGCATCCCGGGGACCGGCGAGCTCGTGCTGTGCGACGAGGTGCTGACGCCCGACTCCTCGCGCTTCTGGCCGGTGGCCGAGTGGACGCCCGGGAAGACGCCGCCGTCCTTCGACAAGCAGCCGGTGCGCGACTATCTGGAGACGCTCGACTGGAACAAGACGCCGCCGCCGCCGCCTCTGCCCCGAGCGGTCGTCGACGCCACGAGCACGCGCTACGTCGAGGCCTACGAGCGCATCACCGGCCGGCGCTTCGCCGATTGGCCCGGCGTGCGCTGA
- the uvrA gene encoding excinuclease ABC subunit UvrA: MPDRIVVRGAREHNLQNVDVEIPREKLVVVTGLSGSGKSSLAFDTLYAEGQRRYVESLSAYARQFLEQMEKPDVDQIEGLSPAIAIEQKTASKNPRSTVATVTEIHDYLRLLYARCGRAHCPQCGRPIASQTVQQVVDRLLALPEKTRINLYAPVVRGRKGEHRRELRELRQAGFVRVRVDGELRELADDIVLPKTVAHTIEVLVDRLTVRAGLEKRLADSLETAFARGDEIARVERLAEDGGVAEEMLFSRRFACVECGTSLPEMSPRMFSFNSPQGACPACNGLGVSRYFDPDLIIPDVRKSLAAGAVATVDRKTAAQLGSVFAALGARYGFQLATPWDELSPAARKVVLEGTGGKELEIAYRKDGRHHTFARAWEGLVAFLQRRYEATESPWLRDELESLMSSRPCAACGGGRLRRESLAVRVGGRTIAEVSRLSVGEAGAFFGAIDLSPHEREIARLLLKEIRDRLGFLQQVGLAYLTLDRTSATLSGGEGQRIRLATQIGSSLSGVLYILDEPSIGLHQRDNTRLLATLRRLRDLGNTVLVVEHDRDTMLAADHVIDMGPGAGRQGGTIVAAGPPAEVMANPRSLTGRYLAGAVTIPTPGKRRAGSGWNLVIRGAREHNLRNVTVEIPLGTITCVTGVSGSGKSSLVIDTLYRALAQKLNGSRERAGAYDELEGWQLLDKVIDIDQAPIGRTPRSNPATYTGLFTHVREVFAQLPEARARGYDPGRFSFNVKGGRCEACKGDGVLRIEMHFLPDVFVTCDVCKGRRYARETLEVLYRGKSIADVLDLTVAEALDFLSAFQPIRTKLATLHDVGLDYVHLGQSATTLSGGEAQRIKLARELARRATGRTLYILDEPTTGLHFEDVRRLLAVLERLADQGNTVVVIEHNLDVVRTADRVVDLGPEGGSGGGEVVAVGTPEQVAAVAASHTGRYLDDALRQTPPERQQPQMVG; this comes from the coding sequence ATGCCCGACCGCATCGTCGTTCGCGGGGCGCGCGAGCACAATCTCCAGAACGTCGACGTCGAGATCCCGCGCGAGAAGCTCGTCGTCGTGACCGGGCTCTCCGGCTCGGGCAAGTCGTCGCTCGCGTTCGACACGCTCTACGCCGAGGGGCAGCGCCGCTACGTCGAGTCGCTCTCGGCGTACGCTCGGCAATTCCTCGAGCAGATGGAGAAGCCCGACGTCGATCAGATCGAGGGCCTGTCGCCGGCGATCGCGATCGAGCAGAAGACGGCGAGCAAGAACCCGCGCTCGACGGTCGCGACCGTCACCGAGATCCACGATTATCTACGCCTGCTGTACGCGCGGTGCGGTCGCGCCCATTGCCCGCAATGCGGCCGGCCGATCGCGTCGCAGACGGTGCAGCAGGTCGTCGACCGCCTGCTCGCGCTCCCCGAGAAGACGCGGATCAATCTCTACGCGCCGGTCGTGCGTGGGCGGAAGGGTGAGCACCGGCGCGAGCTGCGGGAGCTCCGCCAGGCGGGCTTCGTGCGCGTGCGCGTCGACGGCGAGCTCCGGGAGCTCGCGGACGACATCGTGCTCCCGAAGACCGTCGCGCACACGATCGAGGTGCTGGTCGACCGGCTCACCGTCCGCGCCGGTCTCGAGAAGCGGCTCGCCGACTCGCTCGAGACGGCGTTCGCGCGCGGCGACGAGATCGCGCGTGTCGAGCGCCTCGCCGAGGACGGCGGCGTCGCCGAGGAGATGCTCTTCAGCCGCCGCTTCGCGTGCGTCGAGTGCGGGACGTCGCTACCCGAGATGAGCCCGCGCATGTTCTCGTTCAACAGCCCGCAGGGCGCGTGCCCGGCCTGCAACGGCCTCGGCGTGAGCCGGTACTTCGACCCCGACCTCATCATCCCCGACGTACGGAAGAGCCTCGCGGCCGGCGCGGTCGCCACCGTCGACCGCAAGACCGCCGCCCAGCTTGGCAGCGTGTTCGCGGCGCTCGGCGCGCGCTACGGGTTCCAGCTCGCGACGCCGTGGGACGAGCTCTCCCCGGCCGCGCGCAAGGTCGTGCTCGAGGGTACGGGCGGCAAGGAGCTCGAGATCGCGTACCGCAAGGACGGCAGGCACCACACCTTCGCGCGGGCGTGGGAAGGCCTGGTCGCGTTCTTGCAACGGCGCTACGAGGCGACGGAGTCGCCGTGGCTGCGCGACGAGCTCGAGAGCCTCATGAGCTCGCGGCCCTGCGCCGCGTGCGGCGGCGGCCGTCTTCGCCGGGAGAGCCTCGCGGTCAGGGTCGGAGGCAGGACGATCGCCGAGGTTTCGCGGCTCTCGGTCGGCGAGGCGGGCGCGTTCTTCGGCGCGATCGACCTCTCGCCGCATGAGCGTGAGATCGCCCGGCTCCTCTTGAAGGAGATCCGCGACCGCCTCGGCTTCCTGCAGCAGGTCGGGCTCGCGTACCTGACGCTCGACCGCACGAGCGCGACCCTGTCCGGAGGCGAAGGGCAACGCATACGCCTCGCGACCCAGATCGGGTCGAGCCTCTCGGGCGTGCTCTACATCCTCGACGAGCCGTCGATCGGCCTCCACCAGCGCGACAACACGCGGCTGCTGGCCACCCTGCGGCGCCTGCGCGACCTCGGCAACACGGTGCTCGTCGTCGAGCACGATCGCGACACGATGCTCGCTGCCGATCACGTGATCGACATGGGGCCGGGCGCGGGTCGGCAGGGCGGGACGATCGTCGCGGCCGGGCCGCCGGCCGAGGTGATGGCGAATCCGCGCTCGCTCACGGGCCGCTATCTCGCCGGCGCCGTGACGATCCCGACGCCGGGGAAGCGTCGCGCCGGCTCCGGCTGGAACCTCGTGATCCGGGGCGCCCGCGAGCACAACCTGAGGAACGTCACGGTCGAGATCCCGCTCGGCACGATCACGTGCGTGACGGGCGTCTCGGGCTCCGGAAAGAGCTCACTCGTGATCGACACGCTCTACCGGGCGCTCGCCCAGAAGCTGAACGGCAGCCGCGAGCGCGCCGGCGCCTACGACGAGCTCGAGGGGTGGCAGCTCCTCGACAAGGTGATCGACATCGACCAGGCGCCGATCGGCCGGACGCCGCGCTCGAACCCGGCGACCTACACGGGACTCTTCACCCACGTCCGCGAGGTGTTCGCGCAGCTCCCGGAGGCGCGGGCGCGCGGCTACGATCCGGGACGCTTCTCGTTCAACGTGAAGGGCGGTCGCTGCGAGGCCTGCAAGGGCGACGGCGTGCTGCGCATCGAGATGCACTTCCTGCCGGACGTCTTCGTGACCTGCGACGTCTGCAAGGGGCGCCGCTACGCCCGCGAGACGCTCGAGGTCCTCTATCGAGGGAAAAGCATCGCCGACGTCCTCGACCTGACGGTCGCCGAGGCCCTCGACTTCCTCTCCGCCTTCCAGCCGATCCGCACGAAGCTCGCCACCCTGCACGACGTCGGTCTCGACTACGTGCACCTCGGGCAATCGGCGACGACGCTCTCCGGGGGCGAAGCCCAGCGCATCAAGCTCGCACGCGAGCTCGCCCGTCGCGCCACCGGGCGCACCCTCTACATCCTCGACGAGCCGACGACCGGCCTCCACTTCGAGGACGTCCGCCGACTTCTCGCGGTGCTCGAGCGCCTGGCCGACCAGGGCAACACCGTGGTCGTGATCGAGCACAACCTCGACGTCGTCCGGACCGCCGACCGGGTCGTCGACCTCGGCCCCGAGGGAGGCAGCGGTGGCGGCGAGGTGGTGGCCGTCGGGACCCCGGAGCAGGTGGCGGCCGTGGCCGCGTCGCATACCGGCCGGTACCTCGATGACGCCCTGCGGCAGACACCCCCTGAACGGCAGCAACCTCAGATGGTTGGTTGA
- a CDS encoding IscS subfamily cysteine desulfurase, producing the protein MRRVYMDNHATTQVDPRVVEAMLPCFTERYGNSGSRNHAFGWEAEALVDEAREQVARVIGAKAKEIIFTSGATESDNLALKGVVEFYKEKGNHIITATTEHKAILDTCKALERKGLATVTYLPVDELGLIDLDELRSAITDETVLISIMHANNEIGTIQPVHEIGKIAKERGVLFHTDATQGAGKIPVDVEAMGIDLLSMSAHKIYGPKGVGALYVRARGPRVRLTPQLDGGGQERGFRSGTLNVPGIVGLGKAMQIAAEVMESENERLLRLRERLRQGIMGKLDEVFLNGHPMQRLPGNLNISFAFVEGESLLMGLKDIAVSSGSACTSATLEPSYVLKALGVGDELAHTSIRFGLGRFNTEEEVDYVAERVVHEVNRLREMSPLYEMAKEGIDLKTFNWARE; encoded by the coding sequence ATGCGTCGCGTCTACATGGACAACCACGCCACTACTCAGGTGGATCCGCGGGTGGTCGAGGCGATGCTGCCGTGTTTCACAGAAAGGTACGGCAACTCGGGCAGCCGCAACCACGCCTTCGGATGGGAGGCGGAAGCGCTCGTCGACGAGGCGCGGGAGCAGGTCGCCAGGGTGATCGGCGCGAAGGCGAAGGAGATCATCTTCACGAGCGGCGCCACCGAATCCGACAACCTCGCGCTCAAGGGCGTCGTCGAGTTCTACAAGGAGAAGGGCAACCACATCATCACCGCCACCACCGAGCACAAGGCCATCCTCGACACCTGCAAGGCGCTCGAGCGCAAGGGTCTGGCGACGGTGACGTATCTTCCGGTCGACGAGCTCGGCCTGATCGACCTCGACGAGCTCCGCAGCGCCATCACCGACGAGACGGTCCTGATCTCGATCATGCACGCCAACAACGAGATCGGGACGATCCAGCCGGTTCATGAGATCGGGAAGATCGCCAAGGAGCGCGGCGTGCTCTTCCACACCGACGCCACCCAGGGCGCCGGCAAGATTCCGGTCGACGTCGAGGCGATGGGCATCGACCTGCTCTCGATGTCGGCGCACAAGATCTACGGTCCGAAGGGCGTCGGCGCGCTCTACGTCCGGGCCCGCGGCCCGCGCGTGCGGCTCACGCCGCAGCTCGATGGCGGCGGCCAGGAACGCGGCTTCCGTTCGGGTACCCTCAACGTTCCGGGCATCGTCGGCCTCGGGAAGGCGATGCAGATCGCCGCCGAGGTGATGGAGAGCGAGAACGAGCGCCTGCTTCGCCTCCGCGAGCGCCTGCGCCAGGGCATCATGGGCAAGCTCGACGAGGTGTTCCTGAACGGGCATCCGATGCAGCGGCTCCCCGGAAACCTCAACATCAGCTTCGCCTTCGTCGAGGGCGAGTCGCTCCTGATGGGGCTCAAGGACATCGCGGTGTCGTCGGGCTCGGCCTGCACGTCGGCGACGCTCGAACCTTCGTACGTGCTGAAGGCGCTCGGGGTCGGCGACGAGCTCGCCCATACCTCCATCCGTTTCGGTCTCGGCCGCTTCAATACGGAGGAGGAGGTCGACTACGTCGCCGAGCGCGTCGTGCACGAGGTGAATCGTCTGCGCGAGATGTCGCCCCTCTACGAGATGGCCAAGGAAGGCATCGACCTCAAGACCTTCAACTGGGCGCGCGAGTAA
- the iscU gene encoding Fe-S cluster assembly scaffold IscU, whose product MAYSDKVLDHYENPRNVGSFAKDEPGVGTGIVGAPECGDVMKLQLKITDAGVIEDAKFKTFGCGSAIASSSYVTELIKGKSVEEAYAIKNTQIVEELNLPPVKIHCSVLAEDAIKAAIGDWKGKTGTDSEKKAV is encoded by the coding sequence ATGGCCTACAGCGACAAGGTCCTCGACCACTACGAGAACCCGCGCAACGTCGGCAGCTTCGCCAAGGACGAGCCCGGCGTCGGCACGGGCATCGTCGGTGCGCCGGAGTGCGGCGACGTCATGAAGCTCCAGCTCAAGATCACCGACGCGGGCGTCATCGAGGATGCCAAGTTCAAGACCTTCGGTTGCGGCAGCGCGATCGCGAGCTCGAGCTACGTGACCGAGCTCATCAAGGGGAAGTCGGTCGAGGAAGCCTACGCCATCAAGAACACGCAGATCGTCGAGGAGCTGAACCTTCCGCCGGTGAAGATCCACTGCTCCGTGCTCGCCGAGGACGCGATCAAGGCGGCGATCGGCGACTGGAAGGGCAAGACGGGCACCGATTCCGAGAAGAAGGCGGTCTGA
- a CDS encoding iron-sulfur cluster assembly accessory protein gives MSLSDAAAEKISGLVASEQKPDHGLRLKVVGGGCSGLQYKMDLDVERAGDKIFTNGDAKILVDRKSFLYLNGTEVHYEEGLMESGFKLRNPNIKRECGCGASFTV, from the coding sequence ATCAGCCTCAGTGACGCCGCGGCCGAGAAGATCAGCGGCCTCGTCGCGTCGGAACAGAAGCCCGACCACGGCCTCCGTTTGAAGGTCGTCGGCGGCGGCTGCTCGGGGTTGCAGTACAAGATGGATCTCGACGTCGAGCGTGCCGGCGACAAGATCTTCACCAACGGCGACGCCAAGATCCTCGTCGATCGGAAGAGCTTTCTCTACTTGAACGGTACCGAGGTCCATTACGAAGAAGGCTTGATGGAGTCGGGGTTCAAGCTCAGGAACCCGAACATCAAGCGCGAGTGCGGTTGCGGCGCCTCGTTCACGGTTTGA
- the hscB gene encoding Fe-S protein assembly co-chaperone HscB produces MTTNTETSLCLHCGKPAAHQLVCSGCGIVAPAGRETDYFSLFGLPRRLTVELADLERRYYALSRELHPDLFHDRPPAEQAESLRMTALVNRAYKTLKDPVQRALYWLEAHGESLGRDNERVPAALATRVFEVQEQLDELRAARARGAGEAECRAMSAVRNALRDDLGASEARLARSFEADDGASAAALTETKKILSELHYLRTLLRDVENEL; encoded by the coding sequence ATGACGACGAACACCGAAACCTCGTTGTGCCTCCATTGCGGCAAGCCGGCTGCCCATCAGCTCGTGTGCTCGGGCTGCGGCATCGTCGCGCCCGCCGGTCGGGAGACTGACTACTTCAGCCTCTTCGGGCTTCCCCGTCGCCTCACGGTCGAACTCGCCGACCTCGAGCGGCGCTACTACGCCCTCTCGCGCGAGCTCCACCCCGACCTCTTCCACGACCGTCCGCCCGCCGAGCAGGCCGAGAGCCTGCGCATGACGGCGCTCGTGAACCGCGCCTACAAGACCCTGAAGGATCCCGTGCAACGCGCCCTCTACTGGCTCGAGGCGCACGGAGAGTCGCTCGGTCGCGACAACGAGCGCGTGCCGGCCGCGCTCGCCACGCGCGTCTTCGAGGTGCAGGAGCAGCTCGACGAGCTGCGCGCGGCTCGCGCCCGCGGCGCCGGAGAAGCCGAGTGCCGCGCGATGAGCGCGGTCCGCAACGCGCTGCGCGACGACCTCGGCGCCTCCGAGGCGCGGCTCGCGCGCAGCTTCGAGGCCGACGACGGTGCGAGCGCCGCCGCGCTCACCGAGACCAAGAAGATCCTTTCTGAGCTGCACTACCTGCGGACGTTGCTGCGCGACGTGGAGAACGAGCTGTGA
- the hscA gene encoding Fe-S protein assembly chaperone HscA translates to MSPVERPSPIVGIDLGTTNSLVAWLDDETPRVIADPATGRVIVPSVVSFPAGADPIVGDEARALAPTAPATTIQSVKRFMGLGPEHVSAADRQRYTFADADRGVVRFVIGERAVTPPEVAALVLKELKRRAEAALGCPIRKAVVTVPAYFNDTQRQATKDAGRLAGLEVLRLVNEPTAAALAYGLGRANEGTVAVYDFGGGTFDVSILKMERGIFEVKATGGDTRLGGDDVDEAVAAWLLGGAELPSDVASRRDVRARAQRAAEEAKCRLSSTDATDVSVTFPDGRTIARRLTRAEFDAIIAPIVERTLAPCRQALADAGLAPAAVDAVVLVGGSTRIPLVRTRVGELFGREPLCSLDPDQVVALGAGVQAGILGGRRKDMLLLDVVPLSLGIETMGGVMTRLIERNTTIPTSHTETFTTAVDNQTAVALHVLQGERELAKDCRSLARFSIPIELAAAGFPRVDVTFMIDANGILNVTARDVRTGRERSLDVKPSYGLTDEEVERMLEESIDFAEEDVAARLLAEARMEAETLIRQIGRTLGESGTLLRDGEGDAIRGAIATLEAALHETDYDRIRDLVQALGEASTPFAHRIMETSLKRALENKSAGGEPWV, encoded by the coding sequence GTGAGTCCGGTGGAGCGACCCTCTCCCATCGTCGGCATCGACCTCGGGACGACGAACAGCCTCGTCGCCTGGCTCGACGACGAGACGCCGCGCGTGATCGCCGATCCGGCGACCGGCCGGGTCATCGTTCCGTCGGTCGTGTCGTTCCCGGCGGGGGCCGATCCCATCGTCGGTGACGAGGCGCGCGCGCTCGCGCCGACGGCGCCCGCCACGACCATCCAGTCCGTGAAGCGCTTCATGGGCCTCGGCCCGGAGCACGTGAGCGCCGCCGACCGCCAGCGTTACACCTTCGCCGACGCCGACCGCGGCGTGGTGCGTTTCGTGATCGGTGAACGCGCGGTCACGCCGCCCGAGGTCGCGGCGCTCGTGCTGAAGGAGTTGAAGCGGCGCGCGGAGGCGGCGCTCGGCTGCCCGATCAGGAAGGCGGTCGTCACGGTGCCAGCGTACTTCAACGATACGCAGCGCCAGGCGACCAAGGACGCCGGACGGCTCGCCGGCCTCGAGGTGCTGCGCCTCGTGAACGAGCCGACGGCGGCGGCGCTCGCCTACGGGCTCGGTCGCGCGAACGAGGGGACCGTCGCGGTCTACGACTTCGGCGGCGGCACCTTCGACGTGTCGATCCTCAAGATGGAGCGGGGCATCTTCGAGGTGAAGGCGACCGGCGGTGATACGCGCCTCGGCGGCGACGACGTCGACGAGGCCGTCGCGGCCTGGCTGCTCGGCGGCGCGGAGCTGCCGTCCGACGTCGCGAGCCGCCGCGACGTGCGAGCGCGCGCCCAGCGCGCCGCTGAAGAAGCGAAGTGCCGCCTGTCGTCGACCGACGCGACCGACGTGAGCGTCACGTTTCCGGACGGACGGACCATCGCCCGTCGTCTGACGCGCGCGGAGTTCGACGCCATCATTGCCCCCATCGTCGAGCGCACCCTCGCGCCCTGCCGCCAGGCGCTCGCGGACGCCGGCCTCGCGCCGGCGGCCGTCGACGCCGTCGTGCTCGTCGGCGGCAGCACCCGCATCCCGCTGGTGCGGACGAGGGTGGGGGAGCTCTTCGGTCGCGAGCCCTTGTGCTCGCTCGATCCGGATCAGGTCGTCGCGCTCGGCGCCGGGGTCCAGGCGGGAATCCTCGGCGGGCGGCGCAAGGACATGCTGCTCCTCGACGTCGTACCGCTCTCGCTCGGCATCGAGACCATGGGGGGCGTCATGACGCGCCTCATCGAGCGTAATACGACCATCCCGACGAGCCATACCGAGACCTTCACGACCGCCGTCGACAACCAGACTGCCGTGGCGTTGCACGTGCTCCAGGGCGAGCGCGAGCTCGCCAAGGATTGCCGGAGCCTCGCGCGCTTCTCGATCCCGATCGAGCTCGCGGCGGCCGGTTTCCCGCGCGTCGACGTGACCTTCATGATCGACGCCAACGGCATCTTGAACGTAACGGCGCGCGACGTGCGCACCGGCCGCGAGCGATCCCTCGACGTGAAGCCGTCCTACGGCCTCACCGACGAGGAAGTCGAGCGCATGCTCGAGGAGTCGATCGACTTCGCCGAGGAGGACGTGGCGGCGCGGCTCCTCGCGGAGGCGCGGATGGAAGCGGAGACGTTGATCCGACAAATCGGGCGCACGCTCGGGGAGTCGGGCACGCTGCTCCGGGACGGCGAGGGAGACGCCATCCGAGGCGCCATCGCGACGCTCGAAGCGGCGCTGCACGAGACCGACTACGACCGCATTCGCGATCTGGTGCAGGCGCTCGGCGAGGCGAGTACGCCCTTCGCCCACCGCATCATGGAGACGTCGCTGAAGCGCGCGCTCGAGAACAAGTCGGCGGGAGGTGAGCCATGGGTCTGA
- the iscX gene encoding Fe-S cluster assembly protein IscX, with translation MGLKWEDAEDLAIALADEHAGVDPLTVRFTDLHRYVTGLDEFGDDPKGSSEGKLEAIQMAWLEEYRDRKGD, from the coding sequence ATGGGTCTGAAGTGGGAGGACGCGGAGGATCTCGCGATCGCGCTCGCCGACGAGCACGCGGGGGTCGATCCGCTCACGGTGCGCTTCACGGATCTGCACCGCTACGTCACGGGGCTCGACGAGTTCGGCGACGACCCGAAAGGGTCGAGCGAAGGCAAGCTCGAGGCCATCCAGATGGCGTGGCTCGAAGAATATCGGGACCGGAAGGGCGACTGA
- a CDS encoding Rrf2 family transcriptional regulator — MSIMQVSRKVDYALRAAIYLAYQNDRRPCSVAEIAAREAMPKKFLEKIIQNLIHSGIVRSTRGAQGGYALAREPEAVTFKDVIEAVEGPVSLNVCVGDAGAALDCCAQSPRCSMLWVWQEAQKRVMEVFATTTLADVLQKRTAALGEIVASAAAG; from the coding sequence ATGTCGATCATGCAAGTCAGCCGGAAAGTCGACTACGCGCTCCGCGCGGCGATCTATCTCGCGTACCAGAACGATCGCCGACCGTGCTCGGTCGCCGAGATCGCGGCGCGCGAGGCGATGCCCAAGAAGTTCCTGGAGAAGATCATCCAGAACCTGATCCATTCGGGGATCGTGCGCTCGACGCGCGGCGCGCAGGGCGGCTATGCGCTCGCCCGCGAGCCGGAGGCGGTGACGTTCAAGGACGTCATCGAGGCGGTCGAGGGGCCGGTCTCGTTGAACGTGTGCGTCGGGGACGCCGGTGCGGCGCTCGACTGCTGCGCGCAGTCGCCGCGCTGCTCGATGCTGTGGGTATGGCAGGAGGCACAGAAGCGGGTGATGGAGGTGTTCGCGACGACGACGCTCGCGGACGTGCTGCAGAAGCGTACGGCGGCGCTCGGGGAGATCGTCGCCAGCGCGGCGGCGGGGTGA
- a CDS encoding Sir2 family NAD-dependent protein deacetylase — MHPIAEHDLDTAAKLIAGARRIVALTGAGISTESGIPDFRSPGGLWTRYDPTKLTFDKFRASAETRRLYWEMGNELFPVLRDAQPNAAHRALAALERRGGLLRIVTQNVDGLHQKAGSSTAVVIEIHGTALEVGCLTCGARQPRGPVQARFAAGEYDLRCDCGGLLKPATISFGQAMPERETAQAFADADEADVFLVIGSSLEVYPAAGLPRTAVENGTSLVIVNREATPYDPYAHVLLHGSAGETLTAVARKIGLALTDA; from the coding sequence ATGCACCCGATCGCGGAGCACGACCTCGACACGGCGGCGAAGCTCATCGCCGGCGCGCGCCGGATCGTCGCGCTGACGGGCGCCGGCATCAGCACCGAGTCGGGCATCCCGGACTTCCGGAGCCCGGGCGGCCTCTGGACGCGCTACGACCCGACCAAGCTCACCTTCGACAAGTTCCGCGCGAGCGCCGAGACCCGCCGCCTCTACTGGGAGATGGGGAACGAGCTCTTCCCCGTCCTCCGCGACGCGCAGCCCAACGCCGCCCACCGCGCGCTCGCCGCGCTCGAGCGCCGCGGCGGCCTCCTCCGCATCGTCACGCAGAACGTCGACGGCCTGCACCAGAAGGCCGGGAGCTCGACCGCCGTCGTCATCGAGATCCACGGAACCGCGCTCGAGGTCGGGTGTCTCACCTGCGGCGCACGTCAGCCACGCGGGCCGGTCCAGGCGCGCTTCGCCGCCGGCGAGTACGACCTCCGCTGCGACTGCGGCGGACTGCTGAAGCCCGCGACGATCTCGTTCGGGCAGGCGATGCCCGAACGCGAGACCGCTCAGGCCTTCGCCGACGCGGACGAGGCCGACGTGTTCCTCGTGATCGGCTCCTCGCTGGAGGTCTATCCGGCGGCCGGACTCCCGCGCACCGCGGTCGAGAACGGCACGTCGCTCGTGATCGTGAACCGGGAGGCGACGCCGTACGATCCGTACGCCCACGTGCTCCTGCACGGAAGCGCCGGCGAGACGCTCACGGCGGTCGCGCGCAAGATCGGCCTCGCGCTCACCGACGCGTGA